TTTATGCTAATGTATTATGCTGTGATTGTGGTGTTATACTTTTTTATGCTAATATGTTCTTCTGCTATcattacacttttttttttaaaaatatcataACAGTTATGGACCGAAAATGGATGCATGCTAAGCGATGTAGTGATGATTATAAGCTAGGAGTAGaggattttatttcatttgCAATTGAACATGTGGAGGATGAGAATAATATTTTGTGTCCATGTGTTGAATGCAATAATATGGTTCGACTTGGTGTTGATGCTATAAGAGATCATCTTATTACTAAGGGTATTAATCAACTGTATAAGTGCTGGTTAAGCCACGGTGAGATTTTAGGGGATGCTTCTTCTAACGTAGATACTGGTATGGGATTCGATACTTGGATGGAAGACGAGACACATGAAGAATTTATGTATGATGATGACGGGGTAGAAGAAATGATTAATGCCTTACAAGAAAGCATTCAAGATTGTCCAGAGATGTTGGAGAACTTGTCTAGTGATGCAAAGAAACCATTGTATAAtggatgttctaaatttagtagATTATCGGGTGTGCTAAAACTACTTAACATTAAGGCGAGTAATGGCGTGACCAATAAATGCTTTTTTCAGTTCATGGAAGCATTCCATGAGATTCTTCCCGACGGAAACTTGCTTCCTTCTCGCACTTATGATGCTAAAAAGATGCTAACCTCAATTGGCTTGGGTTACGAGAGAATTCATGCTTGTCCAAATGATTGCATCTTGTATCGAAAAGAGTATGCCTCATTAGAGAGTTTCCCCGAGTGTCATGTTTCGAGATATAAGCAAAATAAGGTGCCTGCCAAAGTCATGTGGTACTTTCCAATAATACCAAGATTCAGACGTCTTTTCAGTGTTCCAGAAGAGGCAAAGAATTTGACATGGCATGTGGATTCGGATGGAAGAGAGAAAGATGGTATGTTGAGACACCCTGCCGATTCTCCACAATGGGTCAAGATTGACAAAGACTTCCCTGATTTCGGAGCTGAACCTAGGAATTTGCGACTTGCCCTTGCAACTGATGGTATGAACCCTCATGATAATCAACGTAGCACTCATAGCACATGGCCGGTAATTTTAATGATATATAATCTTCCTCCGACCTTGTGTATGAAGCGGATGTATATGATGCTATCTACATTGATTTCTGGCCCAAAGCAACCAGGCCATGATATTGATGTGTATTTAGCACCATTAGTTGAAGATTTAAAGTTGTTGTGGGAGTCTGGTGTTGAGGTGTTTGATGCTCACCATAAAgaatatttcaatttaaaagcCATGCTTTTTGGCACTATTAATGACTTTCCAGCATATGGTAATCTCTCGGGATATAGTGTCAAAGGTTATAACGGATGCCCTATATGTGATGAGAACACATCCTCGATTAGAATACCTAGCTCTAACAAGATTGTGTACATGGCAAATTGAAAGGGGCTTCCCGTGAAGCATCGTTACCGAAagtggaaaaaggattttaatGGTAAGTGCGAAGAAGGTAAATTTCCTATTCCTTTATCTGGGGATCAGATATTTAAGAAAGTGCAAGGGTTGAATGTGAAACATGGAAAACTAAATGACAACCAACTCCCTAGTAAGGGATATAAGAAAAAGTCAATTTTATTTGGTCTTCCATACTGGAAGAACTTGTATGTTAGACACTTTCTTGATGTGATGCATATTGAGAAGAACATTTGTGAAAGTCTCGTTGGCACACTCCTTAATATGCCTGGCAAGAGCAAAGACGGGGAAAATGCGAGATATGATTTAGAGCACTTGAAAATTAGAAAAGAATTGCATCCTGTAAAGAAGAAAGGAACTCGTACTTATCTCCCTCCGGCATGCTACACTCTTAGTAGGAAAGAAAAAAAGGTACTTTGCGAGTCTTTACATGGAATTAAGGTTCCCGAGAGATATTCTTCTAACATTAAAATCTTGTCTCGATGAAAGACCTAAAGTTGATAGGTATGAAATCTCATGACTATCACATTCTCATGGAGCATCTTTTACCAGTGGCTATTCGCTCCATTTTACCGGATCATGTTCGAGATGCTATCACCAAACTTTGTATTTTCTTCAGTGAGATATGTAGTAAGGAGATTGACCCGTCGAAGTTGACTAGCTTGCAAAATGGCATTGTTATTACTTTATGTCAATTGGAGATGTATTTCCCCCCTTCCTTTTTCGACATAATGGTCCATTTAACTGTCCACTTGGTTAGAGAAATCCAACTGTGTGGGCCTGCTTATTTAAGATACATGTACCCTGTCGAGAGATACATAAAGATTTCGAAGGATTATGTTATGAATGGAACTCGACCAGAAGGTTGCATTGCTGAGCGCTACGTACTTGAAGAAGCCATTGAACATTGTAGTCAATTTCTTTCTTCGCTTGAAGCTGTAGGG
This sequence is a window from Spinacia oleracea cultivar Varoflay chromosome 1, BTI_SOV_V1, whole genome shotgun sequence. Protein-coding genes within it:
- the LOC130463533 gene encoding uncharacterized protein gives rise to the protein MSKLASSASCDTPRQVFWEVKERRSIEQECNTQIPEVDVLDRTSTWMDDITAYKIDGTLPDDSRLAARIQKKTSWFEWWNGGTEPYIRSRSPDLSCDASRLRKGKRFGIPRSIVFDNGPQFEMPKLKEWQADHGIHSCFASVGRPQANGQADSVSDTAASPFTTLSKFILWVQMSVMDRKWMHAKRCSDDYKLGVEDFISFAIEHVEDENNILCPCVECNNMVRLGVDAIRDHLITKGINQLYKCWLSHGEILGDASSNVDTGMGFDTWMEDETHEEFMYDDDGVEEMINALQESIQDCPEMLENLSSDAKKPLYNGCSKFSRLSGVLKLLNIKASNGVTNKCFFQFMEAFHEILPDGNLLPSRTYDAKKMLTSIGLGYERIHACPNDCILYRKEYASLESFPECHVSRYKQNKVPAKVMWYFPIIPRFRRLFSVPEEAKNLTWHVDSDGREKDGMLRHPADSPQWVKIDKDFPDFGAEPRNLRLALATDGMNPHDNQRSTHSTWPVILMIYNLPPTLCMKRMYMMLSTLISGPKQPGHDIDVYLAPLVEDLKLLWESGVEVFDAHHKEYFNLKAMLFGTINDFPAYGNLSGYSVKGYNGCPICDENTSSIRIPSSNKIVYMIFKKVQGLNVKHGKLNDNQLPSKGYKKKSILFGLPYWKNLYVRHFLDVMHIEKNICESLVGTLLNMPGKSKDGENARYDLEHLKIRKELHPVKKKGTRTYLPPACYTLSRKEKKVLCESLHGIKVPERYSSNIKILSR